TACATCTTAGCCTGatcaaaaagtctccctctcactaaggtcaaccggctaaaatcccatctacgaaccgtgtcgctcaatccctcgcaatacccacgcttgggacgcgacatcAATAAAAACTTTTTGGTGCCAGGTGTAGGGTGTTATCACAAAGGCGCATAGGCTCCTACCTCCAGGAGACATTAGATTTTGCTACAGCGACTGTGGCAATTGGCAGGAAGTTGTGGCGACTCGCAACTTTCAGCATTAGTAGCACCAGTACGTCAGAGTCCAGAAAGGTAGTCCTCGCGGGTGCAGGGCGACGCATGACAGCGCCAGCGCGACGCGGAGCGACGAGGCACAGAGGTGCCTGAGCAGCCAGCGTTCGAGTCCGAGGGTGCGGGCCGAGCAGCAGCAGAAGCGGCAgcagccgtagcagcagcagcagccgaggAGAGCGACGGGGTCGGCACAGCCCAGCAGAGCGGCGGCCGGCGCATCGCAGCAGCGCGGGACAGAGCGGGACAGCGCGGGCGCAGAGACAGCGCGGGACAGCGCGGGCACAAAGAGAGCGCGGAGCAGCGCGGGACAGCGCGGGACAGCGCGGGCACAAGGACAGCGCGAAGCAGCACAGGACGACGCGAGCCAACAGAGCAGACGGCGCACCACAAAAGAAGCGgtaattgtaaaactgtattaaGAATATTGTATTTTGTTGTGTAAAGTATTAACTTAGTTAAGATGCCCCTAACTAATGAAGTTGCGTCATCCTCCACTAATGGTAAGATGTCAGTAAAGGCGGCCCTATGTATTGTGTCGAAAGTGTTCGAAGGGAACAAGAAGGATTTAAGAGAATTTATCGAAAATGTAGATGCAGCTTTTGAATTAGTAGAGCCTGAGGAACACGAAACGTTATTGAAGTTCGTTAAAGCAAAGATAACCGGTGAGGCCAGGTCGAGATTGCAGGTGCGTGAACGCACAGGTACGTGGCAAGAGGTGAAACGCGTTTTAGAGGAATATTATGCCAGTAAGCGTACTATAGACTACTACGCTTGTAAAATTTTCCAAGCCAGACAGGGACAAGGGGAACCGATAGCAATGTGGGCAAGCAGAATTGATGAAGTGCAGAGAGACTTTCGAGAAGCGGTAAACAGAGTtacggccagagaaaacttgagagGTGCAATAGAACTAGTTGATTCCTTAGGAAGAGCGTGCTTTATACAGGGTTTAAGTAATGACAGAATACAAACAATAGTGAGAAGCAGAGGCGATGAAATTACATTGACAGCAGCAGTGGAGTTGGCACTGCAGGAGGAGAGTGCGATATTGTCCATGAAAGAGCGGGGACTAGCCCCGAGGGTAACGTACACTCGAAATAAAGAGGCTGTAAAAAACGTGAGAGAAAGTAAAGAGTTAAAATGTTTCAGTTGTGGGCTGAGAGGTCACATAGCGAGCAAGTGTAGGAAAAGCAGGCCAGAGCATAGAATACGAGCCATGACGGGTAGAGAATTTACAAACTTTTGCAATGGGTGTGACAAGCCGGGACACACAGACATGGAATGCAGGGTGCGGTTAAGGAAAGTTCACCCGATAGATGTAACGGAATTCAGAGGGAATCACAGAGAAACCGATGGAGGGTTACGAGAGTGGAGATGTCCACAGTGTAATTTACCAGGGAACTGCGGAGTTCCGTGCACAAGAGTAAAAGATGTCGCGTGCTTTAAGTGTAAGCGGCAGGGCCACTACGCGAAAGATTGCCACGAAGGGCCCTGGCACGCCTGGAGAAAAGGCAGGGTGCCAGTATCGAGCAAAACAGGAAAGGTGGTACAGGGAAACTAAGAGGCGGCAAGGCCGCGCAGTCGGGCCTTGTTGCGATAGGTAAACCCACAGTCAGGGTAATCAACTGTGCAACAGAAAACGACGTGGTAATGTTGTACTGCGTAGAACTAAAGACGTATTTAAAGTTGCTAATAGACGCAGGAGCACAATTGTGTTTGCTAAAGAGGACGAGTATTCCGGTAAAGAGTATGCTTGGAATCAATGAAACAGAAAAGCTTCGGTTAAAAGGTGTAACGAGTGAAGCCGTTAGCACAATAGGCACGGTACAAATAAACTTAAGTATAGACGGATCTGAAAAGGTGAGACAGAAATTTCACGTGTACGGTAGAGGTCTAGACATTCCGTACGACGGATTGATagggagaaatttcttaacatagcATAGAGTCAAGCTGGACTATGCGGGTAAAGTAATAAGACTAAAAGGGCGAGATATACCCTTAGTAGTAGAGGAAGAACCAAAGGGACAAGAGatagaagcagattcagaaataggTGGGGAGATAGGGCCCCGGGAAGAAAGAATAATGTTGTTGAAAGTGGACGGAAAGGTACCACGGGGAATCGAAAGAGAAATGGTCATACCGAGGCAGGAGATTGCACGAGGGGTGCATGTACCTGAGTCCTTAGTAAAAGTGCGAAATGGGAAATGCATAGTAAGTGCATTGAACGTGTCAGAGGACAGAGTTCGACTAGGATATGTCAGATTAATAACGGAAGAGTTAGAAAGAATAGCGAAAGTACGCGAAGTAAAATGTAGCACTGATGCAGTAGGTAAGACGGAAAGTCGTGCTAGTGTATTGCGAAGGCAGCTCAGAATGGATCATTTGAATGTCGAAGAAAAAAGCGCTGTAGCAGAGGTCTGCATGGAGTACGGAGATGTTTTTCATCTACCGGAGGACAAACTGTCCTATACTTCTGCAGGGAAACATAGAATACCGATTGCGCCGGAACACGCGGGGAAGGTAGTGAACGCTAGACCGTACAGGATCCCAGAAGCGCAAAAGGAAATGCTAAAGGAGCAAATAGAACAGATGCTCAAGGATGACATAATTGTCGAAAGCAAGAGCGCATGGAACGCACCGTTACTGTTAGTGCCAAAGAAGTTAGATGCCAGTGGCAAGCAGAAATGGAGAATAGTAGTGGACTACCGACAATTAAATGACATCACGGTAGGCGATGCATTTCCACTGCCGAATATCTCCGATATCCTGGATCAATTAGAGCAAGCCAAGTACTTCTCGACGCTTGACCTTGCAAGCGGGTACCATCAAATATTGACGgacgagaaggacagagagaaagCGGCATTCAGCTCAAACTATCAACATTACGAATACAAAAGAATGCTGATGGGACTGAAAGGAGCCCCAGGATGTTTCCAGAGACTGATGAACACAGTATTGGCAGGTTTACAAGGTGTTAAATGTTTTGTCTATTTGGACGACATAGTATGTTATGGGAAAAACCTGCAGGAGCATAACGAAAAACTCCGGGAAATATTTGACAGGTTGCGAGAGCACAATTTTAAGTTGCAACCAGACAAGTGTGAATTTCTGAGGAAGGAGGTAATATTCCTAGGTCATTGTATCACGGACAAGGGAATATCACCGGATACGGCAAAGGCGGAGAAGGTGAAGTTCTTCCCACAGCCGAGAACAACAAAAGAACTAAAAGGGTTTCTAGGATTGATAGGGTACTATCGACGTTTCATTGCAAATTTTAGCAAAATTGCGAGACCTCTCCATGAGCTCTTAAAGAAAGGAGTAGAGTACCAATGGGGAGAAAGACAGAAGAATGAGTTCGAGGAACTGAAAGAGAAATTAGTGAATCCTCCGTTACTTCAGTATCCTGACTTTACGAAACCGTTTATAATCACAACGGATGCGAGTAACGCAGCGTTGGGCGCCGTGTTATCGCAAGGGAAAAAGATTGGCGAAGACTTGCCGATTGCATATGCATCCAGAGAACTGAACAAAGCCGAACTGAACTATAGCACAACGGAAAAAGAGTTGTTGGCCATAGTGTACGCGGTAAAACAGTTTAGACCATACGTGTATGGGCGAAAATTCGCAGTGGTGACAGACCATAAGCCACTAACATGGATATTTAGTGTGAAGGATCCGAGTTCGAGGCTCCTAAAGTGGAGACTGAAGCTCGAAGAGTACGACTACGAGGTAGTATATAAGCCAGGAAGGCTAAACAGTAATGCGGACGCGTTAAGCCGGATAAGGCAGGAAGGAAAGGAAGAGATAAGTTAAAAGCGAAATGTGGAGGCAGAAAGAACCTCCGTAGCACAAgcaaaggcggaacagagttccgtAAATGTGCGGCAAGCGCAAGTGTCAGGTGAGATAGACCAGGAGACAAATAGTAATGGGGAAATTAGCCCCGAAGATAAGGAGAGTATATTAAAGGAGATGCACGATAACCCTTTGGGAGGGCACCAGGGAATGCATAGGACATTTGAGAGGATAAAAGCGTACAAGCAGTGTCGCGGACTGAAGCGGGACATTGAAAATTATATTAGGAAGTGTCCATCATGtcaaaagaacaaaaacacacaaatgaaaacaaggatgcccttagaaattacagacacagctgaaacagtatttgaaaaatgtgCAGTGGATATAGTGGGTCCACTAGATGTATCTAGTATAGGGAAAAAGTACATGCTAACATTCCAAGACGATCTGAGTAAATTCACAGTAGCAGTCCCTATTGACAAGCAAGACGCTGAAACTGTAGCAGAAGCATTTGTAGAAAATATAGTACTAAGATATGGGATTCCATCAGTTTTGTTAACAGATCAAGAATCGAATTTTCTGAGTGACGTGTTTAAAAGTGTATGTAAATTGTTGAAGGTAAAACGTATAAATACTACAGCGTACCACCCTGAGTCAAATGGTGCTCTAGAAAGGAGCCATAGAACGATTGTAGAATATCTCAGACACTTTGTAACGGGAGATCAAAGTTCGTGGGACAAATGGGtgccgtatgcaatttttgtgttcaacaCTACACCACACAGCAGCACAGGTTATACACCATTCGAGTTAATGTACGGAAGAAAGGTTAACATACCAGGAGTACTGCAGCAAATAACGCCGCAGGTAAGTTACGATTATGATTCGTATGTAAATAAGTTAAGAGCAAGAATGCAGGAAGCCCATAGAGTGGCTAGGGATTCTATTATAACGAGTAAGGTAATCAGTAAAGGACAGTATGATTTGAAACAGAATCCAAAAGAATTTAATGTAGGGGACAAGGTGTTATTACACGACGAATCAGTGAGACGTGGAAGATCTCGGAAACTAGATTCGCAATGGAGAGGTCCATTTGAAGTGTTAAAAGTGGAAGGTCCTAACGTAGTTATAAGAgttaaaagaaataaagaaacaaaagtaCCTGTCAACAGgctgaaacagttcttttaaatttCAGGTATGGCACTCAAGTGGCAAGTGATGCAACTCATCATAGTGGTAGCAACATACAGCTTCGTTGCATCAGGATACGAAACGAACGATTTCAAAGTAACCTCAATACCAAGTTCATCAGGACTATATTACGATCACGTAGGACAAATAGAGATATACAGTACCACATGGAGAATAGTCACATATGTTAACTTAGATGTAATAACAGAAAGATTTCAAAAAGCAGAGAGGTACGGTAAGGCAGCGGTACAGAGGTGCCGTGACACATTGAAACAATTAAACGTTGGATTAATAGAATGTAGAGTATTAGATCAGCAAGTTACACATCACGTAGAAAAGATTACAGGGCTACAGCAACTCGTACAGCAACTCACAAAACACGAAACCAGAAGAAAGAGAGGAGTATTCAACTTCGTCGGACAGGTAAGTAAGATACTGTTCGGAACATTGGACGAAGCAGACGCAGCGTACTATAAGGAAAGAATAGATGCTATGGAAAAGAACTCTGAAGGGTTGCTGAGGTTaactaaggaacaggtggcagtggtAAGGGCCACATTAGCAGGAGTAGAATCAAACGAACACATTCTAAGAACAGGCATGCAGAGACTAGAAAGGTTCATGAAGGAATACGTAAAGGAGACAGATTTAGGTTTCAAACGAGTAGCAACTTTTGCCACTGTAACGGAACAAGTATTGCAATTAGCGGCAGTGTTTGGCCAAATCGAAGAAGAGTACGAGCAAATGATAAATGCCATTGTAAATGCTCAAAAGGGAATACTTCAGCCTCACATCATTAATCCAGTGCAAATTGTGAAGTATCTAAGTTTAATCCGAGACGAATTAAAAGACGTgaagtttcctgttcctctcgcggaGTCGTCACGCTACCTCTTGTTAAGAATAATCGATCTAGATGTTTTCATTTCCGGTAGCATACTAGGGTACGTAATTAATATCCCTTTAATAGGCAATAATAATTTCAATTTGTACAGAGTTCTCCCATTACCAAAGGAGATCCCAAATATGAAAGGAAGGTACATATACATACAGCCAGAGAAAGAATTTCTACTGATAGATGAATCCAAAAGGCAATACGCGAAACTTTCTGCGGATGATTTAAAATGTAAAGAATTGAGTAAGAACAAAAGTCTGTGCAGACAGTCATTCGCATTGTTATCGACATTCGACCATGAGGAATGCGAAGCCAAATTATTACAACCGGTAAGAGAAATTCCGGAAGATTGTGTGCGAAAAATACTCGCACTGAATCAGAGCCTTTTGACCCATCTAAACAGTAACGAATGGCTATATGTAGCTCCTAAGGAAGAAGGACTGACAGTATTATGTGGAAAGGAACCCCCGAAGGATTTATTAATGAAAGGGGTAGGAAAGATAAGTTTTTATAGTAAATATAAAGGGTATGGAACGATGGTGTTCATACAAACAGATAGAGTGATTCATAGCAACGTAACAAAGAAAGATATAATACCTCAAATTAATTTAGAATTTGACTGTTGTGTTGTaaacgaagaaaagaaaaatgtctcAATGCTAACGTTAGATTTACCATTGGAGCAAGTAGTAACACAATTAAACGACTTGAAAGTCGCTGGGAAAAGGTTGGACGATGTCCAGCGGATGGCAGAAAGGCAGGAGGAAGAACTAAAATACTCCAGATACTTTACCCATTACTCAGTAACTACATACATAGCTATAGCAATAGTCATTGTTATTGTAATAGCATGTTGTTGTAAAAAGTGTAAATGCTGTAAAGAATGCTTCAAAAGTTTATGGAAGTACTTTGACGATAGTAACTGTTGTGGAAAAGTATGTATAAGAAACACTACAGTAAATCAATATCCAGAGACTAGCTTAAGTAGAAGACAAGCTAATAAAGACACTGAAGAGGTAGTAATATACGAAAGATGTGGGAAAAACCAAAAAGAGTCAGTTCTGTTCAGAAACAGGCGTTAAGTAAAATCAAAAGATAAAATACATTAGAGGTGTCTTATGAAAAGGTGTAATCTATTTTAGTGTTTTGTCCATTTTTGAAACTGTACGTATTTGTTTAATGAAAATGGTAATTTGTATCAATGCTTTTAAAAATGTACCTTGATTGTAATTGTATCAATGACTTGGAAAAAAAATGTACCTTGGTATATGTATGTTTGATAAATAATTGTTGTAGCAATgaattgaaaaaaaagaagaaaagtgtttcttgataaatgtatgtttgataaataattgttgtagcaatgaattgaaaaaaaaagaagaaaagtgtatcttgataaatgtatgtataaaatgATTGTGTCTCACAAAGAACTTCATGGAATTAAGTGTACATGAAAGAAAAAGAAGCATATGAAGTGTTGatgtaacaaaagaaaatgtaagcaaataTAATTGAGAGAACCACAATTGACGGTACTCTGAGGAGTAACGCCAATTTCCCTGGCGGAGGAGGTGTTGTAACcacaggaacaagccaagtctaattgcagtaTCTTGAGAATAGTACGTAGGAAGAAGTTAAAGTTGTAGCGCTGGAAGCCAGGCGTGGCCGAGGGGTCAGCCGAGGCTGCAGTCAAACTGCTGGGCAGCGGCGCGTGATAAGAAAGCAAACAGCCAGCAGATACAAACGAAGGTCTGTGTAGGGACTCATGATAAGCAACCAATTAAAAAGTATCAACAGtaagcattcctggctagagagagaggtctgggagtggagagagaaagaaagagggcccttggtggggaccgcactacgtcatgaggagccaatgaagggctcaggacgcagtgcgtggCCGTATAGGGAGAGGcacctctgcccctccactcagcctctgaagaacaatagcaacaacaatgttttaacgataccaaataaggacacgttgccttcgacgctacgtcgggccaagcgctggcggggtcgaaggggaaacgctaacaaaacccgagagcacgccGCTCTGAGGTCTTGTCGTGTCGGGTCTTGTCTGGTGAGGGCGAAGAGTTAGAGCGTGATAGCAGCAGCCCACATGGGCTGAGggacgggctgtaggcaggcagccggagatagtcgctggagcgcgtcagggcgtagccgcgggactctaacgtagggtgttaagaaacgttgcagaacttctagtaggcagtcggaacggtggagtcagtcaccgtctctgtgttaGACGCGGCCTTCCTGTGAATGGAATCACCGCACAGTTAGGGTGAGCTGCATTCAGttagaataaactgcaatttgttaaagttatcaGGACTTTAATTTCTACCACCTTCATAGCCTTGTGAAAACCAGGGTTTTCTAgatcttagccagatcaaaaagtctccctctcactaaggtcaaccggctaaaattccatccacgaaccgtgtcgctcaatccctcgcaatacccacgcttgggacgcgacaacaccaacgtgaatagtcgttttgttgccacttcccccattgattttacaaattctgatggaatgttatctgtcccttctgccttatttgaccgtaagtcctccaaagctcttttaaatttcgattctaatactggattccctatctcttctaaatcgactcctgtttcttcttctatcacatcatacaaaacttcaccctcatagaggctttcaatgtattctttccacctatctgctctctcctctgcatttaacagtggaattcccgttgcactcttaatgttaccaccgttccttttaatgtcaccaaaggttgttttgacttttccgtatgctgagtctgtccttccgacaatcatatctttttcggtatcttcacatttttcctgcagccatttcctcgtagcttccctgcacttcctatttgattcattcctcagcgacttgtatttctgtattcctgattttccaggaatttgtttgtacttcctcctttcatcaatcaactgaattatttcttctgttacccaatgggttcttcgcagctaccttctttgtacctatgttttccttcccaacttccgtgatggccctttttagagatgtccattcctcttcaactgtactgcctactgcgctattccttattgttgtatcaaTAGCGTAagagagcttcaaacgtatctcgtcattccttagtacttccgtatcccacttctttgcgtattgattcttcctgactaatgccttgaacttcagcctactcttcatcattactatattgtggtctgagtctatatctgctcctgggtacgccttacaatccagtatctgatttcggaatctctgtctgaccatgatgtaatctaattgaaatcttcccgtatctcccggccttttccaagtatacctcctcctcttgtgattcttgaacagggtattcgctattactagttgaaactttcaatatcctcatacactttctctatctgttcatcttcaggttgcgacgtcggcatgtatacctgaactatcgttgtcggtgttggtctgctgtcgattctgattagaacaacccggtcactgaactgttcacagtaacacaccctctgccctactttcctattcataacgaatcccgcacttgttataccattttctgctgctgttgatattacccgatactcatctgaccagaaatccttctcttccttccacttcacttcactgaccgctactatatctagattgagcctttgcatttcccttttcagattttctagtttccccaccacgtccaagcttctgacattccacgccctgactcgtagaacgttatcctttcgtagattattcaatctttttctcatggtaacctcccccttggcagtcccctcccggatatccgaatgggggactattccggaatcttttgccaatggagagatcaccatgacacttcttcaattacaggccacatgtcctgtggatacacgttacgtgtctttaaggggctccggaacgccctatacttgcaatgttataataacgcttataaattacatctttcctcacaaagtatttgaggtaggaagttgaactttttacagattatgtattggaatatgggctacaacttaacacagggattttacaaagttTTGGTTCagtcattaaagatgattttttttcaattgtaatgaaaattcgcaacatttttttgcaattttttatttatatatttaaaaatatacagtttttaggaaaaaggctgtgttaaattatgcagaaggtactgtgtaacatttactgaaagtttgaaacaaatatgtttggaagatccttagaaaacatgtaattagtatgagaaaataaaagttttgggaatcgagcgacaaagattggattaactttttattgcattccaggtccataggatggattatcttcatcctctgcaaactcctcctccagcttcctcttgttcctcctcctgtttactcttgcttgtatttctagactctttacagccctgtctgcagcccgaaggcgttccttgtctaaaccaagcatcgctcgttgttgtgttcgtagattttgctaccattctcttcagttgcagttactgcaacactgttccaaaaggtggtcatgtatgaacacttatcacatttcagttgtacttcactagcaagtcctacgtgctttattatggagagttccagaccaacttcactacaatgaatacatcttacacagtttgaaaaaattcattttagaaccgacatatcaaatatttcattcacatccgattcgcccataaaacattcatagttttcactcattgaaccaagcttcttctgtgaagtattttctttcccactttgactgctatgggcaggtgtacttgagaggttaggttcactcacttggtcatcgtctttattgtttacagtaataacacatatctttggctttccaacatttctcctattCTTAAAAGCCtttagaggatttctaataactttacttttactcattgttatacttcaacaaaacagagactcaagacacagaattaattacgaaaattttcgagataacgacagagtaaataaacatgaaacaatcgacaatcacaccagcgatatatattgaaccatcacacggtagccacaacacatactttatctctcatcactaaaatgtacctgatgatcacggacgttaataataacaccatttgacagcagtttaacagcgccacagtgggtcacgcccatgtagaacacatttcaaaaaaaatttaaaattagttgtagtcttcggaatagAATaacttatatatctattaaaaggtaatagtctgcagattcagaaaacgcaaaaaagtaaaaatggaatttttcatgattttgaacctttctggAGCcacttaatgcagtggtttccattgccttctgcatcctcatgtcgttgatcattgctgattcttccacctttaggggcaatttcccacccctaggacaagagagtgccctgaacctctatccgcttctccgccctctttgacaaggccgttggcagaatgaggctgacttcttatgccggaagtctacggccgccaatgctgattatttatcaaaatttaggcagtggcggggatcgaacccgggaccgaagacgttttgattatgaatcaaagacgctaccccttttttttgtattttacctaCCAAACAAAGATTCAGGTTTTTTTATGCTAccccctttttattttttatttttttgtttaattgtttttttgtttttttagatgCTACCCCCTTTTAGGACCactttttcccttaaaaagccccttaggaaaatggaactaaaaaaataaataaataaataataaaaaaaaataaaaaaataaaaaataaaaaaataaaaataaaaataaaaaaatcctaagtccaccgccacttgtcatcctataacaaaaaaaaatctgatccacttcaggcgttggctcctgagtaaacccaccccagagagctgcctatagaccaggggaagtatgggaatcaaggttagggctattcgttgccactttttcttattttttatatgattacatttagggagcgtgtacaaatgagaattctagtaactaagtgttacaagtaagtgttacaataacaaaggtggcataaaagagtaatcaagaaaacaaaaatataaaccactgatgtaattctaactaaaaggttcttcaataatgtaactggttccacttggagccttgccatcgttatctgaaatctccaatagcgcctttgaagggcatctgcaacggaggcattctgcttcgctagtgcctcaaggaaaacagtagccttgcagcagcttgtctcttcctttggtcatggctgacaaggcagaactttgagccgttagtgtgatgcggcacagcacattaaccacagcctggcactccccagctgagtggggggttaaccaAAACGCTGCGTaagtaatttgcgaagagcgtacggtatttcggtgtgcgttcgagggcattgtgagcattttgtagggacaatcagtaatcaagctgctctttctctccgtcgctaaagatgtaggcgacggtaagtccttgaACCacgtaagcgcatgatattttgcagccggaaagtaagtttcatcgggacagagtagggtctgcgggtcaatcatatcaggtgtgacccggaggtaacaagccagtatcttctgtgttagtcgccaaactccggacgatgatgcgcaagtaaaacgatgttcatcggtatccaaatggtgacaatctgggcaataaggggagtctgccagtccaatagtgtgaagtcgctggcgtgtggcatattttttgttggcgatctgataccacttcgaacgcaccgtggatgacagaatgtggtggtgtatcgttttccacactcttggccagtgaaccgtagggtacttgttttccaccacgttatggtgaacagcccgcagaaggttggtataaaaatctttcgccgtcggtggacgtgtggcggagaggttcaagctgacatagctgtaatcaagaatgaaggtcgacacatgggagagctgtggtgcgacgtgcgcaaccgacaccggcgggacgttagaggctggcatcagaacctgtagtaaacgacccgtgagagaggtatatt
This sequence is a window from Schistocerca americana isolate TAMUIC-IGC-003095 chromosome 4, iqSchAmer2.1, whole genome shotgun sequence. Protein-coding genes within it:
- the LOC124613273 gene encoding uncharacterized protein LOC124613273, whose translation is MENKCRVLDQQVTHHVEKITGLQQLVQQLTKHETRRKRGVFNFVGQVSKILFGTLDEADAAYYKERIDAMEKNSEGLLRLTKEQVAVVRATLAGVESNEHILRTGMQRLERFMKEYVKETDLGFKRVATFATVTEQVLQLAAVFGQIEEEYEQMINAIVNAQKGILQPHIINPVQIVKYLSLIRDELKDVKFPVPLAESSRYLLLRIIDLDVFISGSILGYVINIPLIGNNNFNLYRVLPLPKEIPNMKGRYIYIQPEKEFLLIDESKRQYAKLSADDLKCKELSKNKSLCRQSFALLSTFDHEECEAKLLQPVREIPEDCVRKILALNQSLLTHLNSNEWLYVAPKEEGLTVLCGKEPPKDLLMKGVGKISFYSKYKGYGTMVFIQTDRVIHSNVTKKDIIPQINLEFDCCVVNEEKKNVSMLTLDLPLEQVVTQLNDLKVAGKRLDDVQRMAERQEEELKYSRYFTHYSMQHAARACISQCQSQTSPPPTQLCVPWKTATDANLSPPSTLATRDAASYSAVPGRRPDASECSLVQCRAARPEQMARRGAACSGSGDAEAEGRDIDSGPRRTQYACGQRLNGRRPREGRHSSR
- the LOC124613272 gene encoding uncharacterized protein LOC124613272 produces the protein KKDLREFIENVDAAFELVEPEEHETLLKFVKAKITGEARSRLQVRERTGTWQEVKRVLEEYYASKRTIDYYACKIFQARQGQGEPIAMWASRIDEVQRDFREAVNRVTARENLRGAIELVDSLGRACFIQGLSNDRIQTIVRSRGDEITLTAAVELALQEESAILSMKERGLAPRVKRINTTAYHPESNGALERSHRTIVEYLRHFVTGDQSSWDKWVPYAIFVFNTTPHSSTGYTPFELMYGRKVNIPGVLQQITPQVWHSSGK